Genomic window (Brevibacterium paucivorans):
GGCCTTGTTGGCCTTGGGCCCACCAAAGTGTTCAGCAAACGGGGTCTTTGGCTTTGACGGCTCTTTCTTTGCGGATTTACTGTCTACAATGTCGCTGGTTTTTGTGGGCGCAGACTCGGAAGGAGCGGCGTCGCTCTCTTCCGTTGACTGGCTTTGGTTCTCAACGGTCGACTCACCGCCGGACTGTTGCGCAGATCCGCACCCTACCAGGGTAATGATGGCAGCAACGGCAAGGCACGCACGGAAAAGATTCATAGTCCCATTGTAGGTCATTCGCAATCCGAAAGACGTCCGAGGTCGCACCCAGCAGGCAACGACCTCGGCGACCGTATTTGTCATAGGTGGCGACGGTGGAGGTGCCCCTGAGGAGTGAGCTAGATCCCAGTACTCACGAAACAGTCAGGCCATGTTGAGTTTATGTGGAGGGCGCGTTCAACAGTTGTTCACTGACCGTCCGTAACGTCGCAAACGTCTCACCAAGACAGTGGCTGACAACAACCAATAGCAGCCACTACATCCGTTCGCTCGAAAGGACCAGCTCAATGACTTTCCAGAACAACATCGACGAACTGCAGAAATCCACTGTTATCGACCGCAATGGCGACAAGATCGGCTCGGTCGGACAGGTTTACGTGCACAACAGCACCAACACCCCGTCATGGGTCACCGTTAACACGGGACTCTTTGGCACAAAGGAAACCTTCATCCCACTGAACGAAGCCGAACTCAAGGGCGAGGAAATCCACGTGCCTTACGAAAAGGACTTCGTTAAGGACGCACCAAACATTGACGAAGACAGCGAACTGTCGCCTGAACAGGAAAACGAACTGTACCGCTACTACGGCGTGCAGGACGACAACGCTGATGCTGGTGTAGCCGGTGACGCTGACCGTGCAGGTGAAGCTGGTGACGCTGATCGCGCTGGTGAAGCTGGCGTGGCTGGAACCGCAGGTGTTGCTGGAACTGCTGGCGTTGCCGGTGCTGCTGGTGCTGCAGACGGACAGCGCGAGGGCGTTGTTGCTGATGACGCACACGCAACCGCTGACCGCGACGGTGTTGCTGCGCAGGAAGGTGTTGCTGCTGACGCACACGCTGCTGGAGACGTTAACGCTGACCAGAAGGTCACCTTGCACGAAGAACGCGTCAACGTTGGCAAGGAAAAGGTTGAAACTGGTCGCGTTCGCCTCCGCAAGCACGTTGTGACTGAAACCAAGAGCGTTGAAGTTCCTGTTGAGCGCGAAGAGCTGGTTGTTGAGCGCACCCCTGCTACTGGTGACGCACCTGCAGGCACCGTCGGTGAAGAGGAAGTAGAAGTTTCCCTCTCCGAAGAACGTCCAGTTGTTGACAAAGAAACTGTTGCAACCGAAGACGTTCACGTAGGCACCCGCACCGTGCAGGACACCGAACGCGTTTCGACCGACGTTGCACACGAAGAAGTTGACGTAGACAACGTTGACGGTGGCACCGTAGACCCAAACCGCACTGACAACCTGGGCTAAACGGCACTGAACGTTTCCCGCCGGGGACATCACGTGCATATGCCAGTGGCACATCGCGTTTGCGGTGTGCCACTGCTTTTTGCGCGTTTGGTTTGGCGAAAGGAGAGAGCCTGCCGTTAGGCTAAAGCACGACGAAAACTTGGACCTGAAATACGTTGACGTCCCTGTTCTGGATTCAATGCCACCACCGTTATTGCGTCTGGAGGTGTGACCGTAAAGAATCAGTACGGTTGCTCATTCAATATCCAGGTCAGCTTTGACCTCGTCCCAAGGAACCGCACCGTCGGCCTCGACCTCTGCGCGTGAAACTCGCGCGGCTTCAATGTCGGCACGATCCTCCGTAACCTCAATCTGTCGTTCCGTGTCACCCGCATCGGTGACGAGGGCGCGCTCTTCTGCAACGACGAGCACCTCTGCTCCCTTGAGAGCCTCACCGAGGACGTCGTTGACTGCCCATTCGAGGGAGTCGAGTGCATCTTCTCCCCCGCTGATGGCTTCAGCTTCCCGGTCGTTTACCCGGATGAGCGCAGCGCCACCGATCGGAACAACACCGTCTTCGTCAGCGCCGTGTTCCTCAACGATTCGTGCCCATGCGGCGTCCAAAGCGCCTGGTGTCAAGGCTCGCACGCGGACGCGATAGGTGAGATCTTGTGTGGTGTGTCGATCGAACCAGTCGTTGGATAACGTCCAAATTGTCATGTCTTAAGTATCAGGCCGGGCACCTGGCGTCGCAAGCAGTGCGCCTCATTTTTGAAGTGCTGGATTAAGGCGCCGACGAGCTCTGAAAGTCTCATCGATGTTCGATGCGCGGATAGCCTAGCTGACCGGCTCCATCCGGCATCGAAGACCGCTGGTGAACAGTTGAGGCTAAACCGGAAACTATGCTGACTGACGTGAACACGTTTCTTCTGACATGGAACCCCGTGTACGGCGGCCTCGATGAGTCGACGATCAAACAAAACATCGAGCTCACTTCTCAGGGCAAGCGTGCACCCGGCAGGTGGAACACCGGTGGTACCACCAGAAAGATTCAACCCGGCGACCGCGTATTTCTGCTTGTTCTGGGATCCGGCGATCACGGCATTTTCGCCAGTGGGTTCGTCACAAGCGCGGTGTACAAAGAGGTGCATTGGAATGATCCTCGGAAGTTGGCCAACTATGTCGACCTCGAGTGGGGCGAATTTCTAGAACCGGCTGACG
Coding sequences:
- a CDS encoding DUF2382 domain-containing protein: MTFQNNIDELQKSTVIDRNGDKIGSVGQVYVHNSTNTPSWVTVNTGLFGTKETFIPLNEAELKGEEIHVPYEKDFVKDAPNIDEDSELSPEQENELYRYYGVQDDNADAGVAGDADRAGEAGDADRAGEAGVAGTAGVAGTAGVAGAAGAADGQREGVVADDAHATADRDGVAAQEGVAADAHAAGDVNADQKVTLHEERVNVGKEKVETGRVRLRKHVVTETKSVEVPVEREELVVERTPATGDAPAGTVGEEEVEVSLSEERPVVDKETVATEDVHVGTRTVQDTERVSTDVAHEEVDVDNVDGGTVDPNRTDNLG
- a CDS encoding XRE family transcriptional regulator, with amino-acid sequence MTIWTLSNDWFDRHTTQDLTYRVRVRALTPGALDAAWARIVEEHGADEDGVVPIGGAALIRVNDREAEAISGGEDALDSLEWAVNDVLGEALKGAEVLVVAEERALVTDAGDTERQIEVTEDRADIEAARVSRAEVEADGAVPWDEVKADLDIE